The DNA region AACTCTTTTTCAAAATAGTTTTTCATTATAACTCCTTTCATGAACAGAATATATTCCATTTAATCTATATTGTCAAGAGCAAAAGAAAAATATTTCTTTATATATTAATAAATATTTTTTTCATTGGCAAATATTGAACTTCTATTCTATTTTCCGGATTTCTATCAACTAAATAAAGAAAAATAAGAAAAATGTATTCTAAAGGTTTCATCAAAATATATATTATATCAGCTCTTAATCTAGTTGTAATAATTTTTGACAAAGGAAAACCATATTTATCATATATTCCTCTAATTAATTTATGAAAATTAGGAAATTTTTCTTGTATAACATCTTCAAAAGCATTTGCTATCATAAGTTGTCTATTTACAACAATTTTTTTTCCTCCTCTAATTCCCATTCGTTTTGGTTTAACTATATTTTCATGTCCTCTTAAAGAAACAGTACACAAATAATGACCATTAATAATAACTCTAGGAGGAGGAACTATTTTTTGAGATAAACTCCAATTACTTGTTTGAGTAAATGCTTTTATTATACTATCTGGTTCTTGTCCGAATAAAACTAGAATAGATAAAATAATTAACAATAGGGGAATAGTAAAAATAAACGCTAAAAATATCCAATTTTGAGAATTTATTATTACACTATTTAAATAATTAAATATTTTATTAGTATAAATCTTTTTTTTAGATTTATCTATACAATACTCATTTATAACTTCTTTTATTAAAATACAAGAGATTAATAAAAAATTTATAGGAAATAAACTCAAATAAACTTTCTCTTGAATAAATGAAGAAAAAGAGTTAATATTAAATGCACTATTAAAAATATGAAATAAAAAAACAAGTATTAAAATATTGCAAATTAATAAAAAACTTAAATTTATAACAAAAAATAAAGGAGGTAACTTTAATCTTTTTTTATCAAGAATTACAAAACTAAGAAATCCAAGAATACAAAAAACTATTATTGGTAAAGAATATTTAAAATTAATAGGATCAAAAAATTGAAAATTATAATAAATAATTTTTTCATTATAATCAGTCCCTAAAGATAATAATATTATATGAAAAAGAACTCCTAAAACAATAGTTATTAAATTAATTTTATAAAATCTTTTTTGCCATTTTATAGTTTTTACATTTGAAAAAAAGAAATTTTCTATAAACCTTAAAAAATTAACAATTGTAATAAACCAAGGAAAAATCAAAACTATAAATATTAAAAAAAATAATACTTTAAACCCTAAAATAAAAATAAGTATAATTACAGTTATTAATATAATTATACTAATTGTTTTTTTATTCAAAATAAGTGAAATTTTATTCATACTTTAATACTTTACTTAATATGGACCATCTAAATTAAATTTTTCATATGTTTTTACTAACTTATTATTAGTATAAATATCTATTACATAAACATCAGCAGCATATTCTATTCCATTTGTTAGATATGTTGAAAATCTAATTTCAGAATTTGTATTTTTAAGTTTTATTCTAAAAAACTCTTTTGCTTTTATAATGGTATTATCCAAAGTTATATAATTTAATGAACGATCTTCTTCTTTAATTTTTCTATCATTTCTTATTAAATTTAATGCCTTTTGATATTCTTTATTAGAGTGCTTTCTATATTTACCTTTATTTGATATATCAACATAATCAATTTCATAATTAGATAATGCAATTCCCATTTCATTAATTAAATTACTATTTATCTTATATATCCCCGCATCTTGAATAGGCTTTGAAAAAGGCTTATAAAAATATTTTGTTGAATCTTTAATATTTCCAATATACTCTTTTACTTTTTTATGAAACATTATAGAATAAATTTTATTTTCTTTTATTCCTACAAAGCTAAGCTTTTTAGGATAAGTTTTTTTATTTCTTAAATCAAATTTTTCTAAATATACCTCATTTGGTTTAAATGCCTCACCAATATATAATGAATTTATAAAATTATCAGTATTAAAATCCATACAAAATATAAACTTTGGTAATAATAATAAAATGTATATAAATTTTAAATCTTTAATCATAATATTTCACTTCATCCTATTCTTTATTTTTTTATATTCTAAGATTATATAACTATTATTTTTAAATTTGGAATAATATTAATAACTTTTTTTTCATTCGAAGAGCTACTTGAAAATGTTATTTGATTTATTGTTGAAGAAGTTATTTTAAATTCTTCAAATAAATATTGTTTTTCTACTTTAGAAAAATCTACTTCTAATGATTTGAAATTTTTAATACCATATACTCCACCTTTACAATTTTCAAAATCATCTTTTAATTTTTTTTTCCAACCTGCTGTATCAAAATGATATTTTACTAAAAATATTGTAGGAAAAACTTCATTACATTCTATGGTAGTTGTTGTATAAGTTTCTGTTTCTTCACCAATTTTACAAAATAAATTCTTATTTTTTAAATACTCTTCATAATTTAATTCACTATTAGTAGGAGTAAAAGCAATACCACTAAAACCATCATAATTTATATTACCAATACCAAAGCGTTTATTAAATTTTATAAATTCAATATTAATATCACCAAAATTTATACCAATACTTAAATAGTTATCCGTTTGAATTAATGGCCAAGCATAAGGGAGTTTAAATTTACTTGCAATATCATTTGCTATTATTTGTGGATTATCTACTTCAATCATAAGATGATCTAGTTTAAACATCTATGTTCCTTTTATCTTAAATTACATATTATTAACTTTATTTAAAATGAATTCAACTCTTTTTTCAACTGAAACTTTAGGTACTTCTATCAATTTATAACCAAAATATTTGTATCCACATAGCATTTCATTGTATGTTGAAACAGATTCTTTATAATCTTGTTTTCTTTCAAGATCATTTTTATAAATTGACTCCCATGGAGGAAAAATAAATACATTCGAATTATAAGTTAATTCATGACAATTTTTTATTAAATTTTCAGAAATAGGTATATTTTCTAATTTACTATATCCATAACAATCAATAATACTTCTATCATAAAAACAAAATGTAGAATAATTATAAATTTTATAATTATTGATTTCTTCAAGTAACATTTTATCTCTAAAAGCAGCTTTATTAACCCAAGGCAATGCATCAGAATTTAACTTTATTTGTAATTGAATTACTTTTCTGCCAACTTCAGGAGCACTATAATAACCCAAATTATTTAAAAATTCTATGACTGAGGTTTTACCTGAGCCTGGTCCACCTGTAAAAACTATCCTTTTATTCAAAAAAACCTCTCTTATCCACCTTTAATTTTTAATTCATTTATATACTTATAATCTCTATACCATTTACTTTTATCAATAGTATTTACATTAATCTCATTAACCTTATCCCATAATATACCTGGTTTTACAATTACTGTACGTTTTAAATAACCTCTCGCACCTATATCTTTCATTTGAAATTGAATTGTTATATTTGGATTTTGAATATTTCTATATTGAATTGATTGTGTTTTATATGGAGTAACTAAAACTATAGTTTGCAAAAATAAAGATGGTTTAATATTTATAATTATAACAAATAATAAAAAAATAATACTAATAATATATATTAAAACCTTCAAATTTTATACCTTTTTATCAAATTTACAATATTTTTTTTAAAAATTTAGAAGAACAAAAAATAATTGGGGGAATTTACAAAAATAAGAACTCTAATAATTTCCTCTCAAACAAAGTTCTACAAAAAAAAAGAAGCAAAGTTTCTTTTAGAAACTTTGCTAGTAAAAAATCAATCCTAATGTAAGAAGTGTCTTTTCCCTGTAAAGTATAAAGCCATACCAAATTCATTAGCAGCTTCAATAATTTCATCATCTCTAATTGAACCACCTGGTTCAATTACACATTTAACACCTGCTTCTTGTGCAGCGTCAATTGAATCTCTAAAAGGGAAAAATGCTTCTGAAGCTAAAACCGAACCACTTACATCAATACCTAAATCTTCTGCTTTTCTTAATGCAGCTTTTGCAGCATCAACTCTAGAAGTCATACCCATACCAACTGCTACCATTGCAGAGTTTTTAATATAAACTACACAATTAGATTTTGTCCCAGCTGCAACTTTTACAGCAATTTCCATATCTTTAATCTCTTGTTCTGTTGCAGTTCTTTTTGACTTAAGTTCTGCTGTTTTAACTTCATT from Malaciobacter molluscorum LMG 25693 includes:
- a CDS encoding DUF6688 domain-containing protein; translation: MNKISLILNKKTISIIILITVIILIFILGFKVLFFLIFIVLIFPWFITIVNFLRFIENFFFSNVKTIKWQKRFYKINLITIVLGVLFHIILLSLGTDYNEKIIYYNFQFFDPINFKYSLPIIVFCILGFLSFVILDKKRLKLPPLFFVINLSFLLICNILILVFLFHIFNSAFNINSFSSFIQEKVYLSLFPINFLLISCILIKEVINEYCIDKSKKKIYTNKIFNYLNSVIINSQNWIFLAFIFTIPLLLIILSILVLFGQEPDSIIKAFTQTSNWSLSQKIVPPPRVIINGHYLCTVSLRGHENIVKPKRMGIRGGKKIVVNRQLMIANAFEDVIQEKFPNFHKLIRGIYDKYGFPLSKIITTRLRADIIYILMKPLEYIFLIFLYLVDRNPENRIEVQYLPMKKIFINI
- a CDS encoding AAA family ATPase, translating into MNKRIVFTGGPGSGKTSVIEFLNNLGYYSAPEVGRKVIQLQIKLNSDALPWVNKAAFRDKMLLEEINNYKIYNYSTFCFYDRSIIDCYGYSKLENIPISENLIKNCHELTYNSNVFIFPPWESIYKNDLERKQDYKESVSTYNEMLCGYKYFGYKLIEVPKVSVEKRVEFILNKVNNM